A window from Branchiostoma lanceolatum isolate klBraLanc5 chromosome 9, klBraLanc5.hap2, whole genome shotgun sequence encodes these proteins:
- the LOC136442022 gene encoding polycystin-1-like protein 2: MWYRTDNSVESPSVLKLGPLSFSLHQLYVSVMSSLTVLPVNVVIVQIFRSTPNSKKNEVVPDIPGLGQSQGSRDKMLPYWFVYVGWVLVFLSSSVSAFFTILYSLEWGKEKADAWLITFFLSFVESTLIIEPLKVVIVAALLSLMCKKMMATGEELTKNVKALATIGDDETGNSRY, translated from the exons ATGTGGTACCGGACTGACAACAGTGTGGAGTCCCCCTCCGTGCTGAAACTCGGTCCCCTCAGCTTCAGTCTCCACCAGCTGTACGTCAGCGTCATGAGCAGTCTCACGGTCCTGCCGGTCAACGTCGTCATCGTGCAGATCTTCAGGAGCACCCCGAACTCCAAGAAGAACGAGGTGGTGCCGGATATTCCAG GTTTAGGACAGAGTCAAGGCAGCAGAGACAAGATGCTGCCCTACTGGTTCGTGTACGTGGGCTGGGTGCTGGTGTTCCTGTCGTCCTCCGTCTCCGCCTTCTTCACCATCCTGTACAGTCTGGAGTGGGGGAAGGAGAAGGCAGACGCCTGGCTGATCACATTCTTCCTCTCCTTTGTAGAATCGACACTCATCATCGAACCACTAAAG gTTGTCATCGTGGCCGCTCTGCTTTCCCTGATGTGCAAAAAGATGATGGCTACTGGTGAGGAGCTCACGAAGAATGTTAAAGCACTGGCGACTATTGGTGACGACGAGACGGGTAATTCACGATATTAA